The following nucleotide sequence is from Chromatiales bacterium 21-64-14.
AGCGCGGCGAGGTTTCCGTAGGTCATGGTGAGGACCGAGAGCGCGGCGATGACGAGCGGCCAATTACTGGATACCGGGAGATCCCGAACCACCTGGGCGAGCGCGAAGATCGCACCGATCTTCGGCACCACCGACAGGAACGCCGCAACCGACACCGGTGCGCCGTCGTAGGCGTCCGGTGCCCAAAAATGAAACGGCACCAGGGAGGCCTTGTAACCGAGACCCACGATCAGCGCTACCAGCCCGACCGCAGCCGCGAGCGGCGCGTGCTCCAGGGCACCGAGCCGCACGAACAGCGTGGAGCCCGTCACCCCGAACCAATAGGTGAGACCAAAGATCATCACCGCGCCGCTGACCGATCCGAACACGAAGAACTTCATGGCGGCTTCCGTGGCCGGATCGTCGCGCCCATAGGCGACGAGCGCGAATGAGCCCAGGCTGGACAGCAACACACCGAGCACCAGCAACATCACATCCCCCGATCCGGCCAGGATCAGCGCGCCTAGCGCGGTGAAGCACAGCAGACTGTACACCGTGCCCTCACGGTCGCTGCCACCGATCTCGGCGCGCGCGAGCAGGGTCGACAGCGCGGTCGCGGGGAGCAGGGTCAGGGCGGCCCAGGTGCTCAGGTCATCGACCCGGAAGGTCCCGCTGAACACCGTCGTGTGGGCGCCCACCAGCGGAAGCGCCAGGGCGGCCGCGGCAAGCAGGCCCCCCACCGACACGGCGAGCGCGGCACGGGGCAGGCGCAGCATTTCACACACCAGGGCGCCGATCGCGGTCAACAAGACCGCGATCTCCGGGATCAGGAGCAGGAGGTCATGCGCACGGGGCGACTCCGACGACGATCGTCAGCACGAGCAGCGGTGCGACCGCGAGCCATTCGCGGACATCGAGGTCCGGCATTGCCGTCCAGCGCGCGGGCAGCGCGCCGAAGAACGTGCGCCCGATCGCCCGCAGATAGAGCGCCGCCACGACCGCGATGCCAAGCACCACGACGACCGCGGCGGGCGCAACCTGCAAGGTCGCCAGAAAGATCTGGAACTCGGCCGGGAAGTGCGCGAGCCCGGGAAGCCCAAGCGAAGCGAACGCGACCAGCACGAACGCCCAGCCCAACCCCGGGATCACCTGCAACAACCCGCCGAAGTCCGCCATCTCGCGCGTGTGCGTGCGGTCCTGAAGCATGCCGACCAGCAGGAACAGCGCTCCGGTGACGAGGCCATGGCTCACCATTTGCAGGACCGCACCGTCCAGGGCCATGGCGCGCACCGCCGGGTCGCTCGCCAACGCGGCCACGGCGACCCCCACGACGACATAGCCCATGTGGTTCACCGACGTGTACGCCACCAGTCGTTTGAGATCCGTCTGTGCCAGCGCCGCGAACGCCCCGTAGAGCGCGCTCACCACACCGAGGATCAGGATTACCACCCCGGCACTGCGAAACGCCGCCGGGGTCATTTGCAGCGCGAAGCGCACCAGGCCGTAGGTCCCGAATTTCAACATCACGCCGGCGAGGATTACGCTGCCAGCCGTGGGCGCCTCCACGTGGGCGGCCGGTAGCCAGGTGTGTACCGGGAAGATCGGGATCTTGACGGCGAACGTAATCAGCATCGCGATCAGCGCCAAGGTCGCGGCGGTCCCGGAGAGCGGCGGATGGGCGATCCATGCCCGCATGTCGAAGGTGTGCGGTGTGCTGCCCAGGTAGAAGCCGAGTATGGCGAGCAGCAGCGGAAGACTGCCCAACAGCGTGTACAGGAAGAACATCAAGGCCGCCCGTTGGCGGTCCTCGTGGCCCCAACCCGCGATCATGAAATACATCGAGACCAGCGATATCTCGAAAAATACGTAGAACAGCAGTCCGTCCAAGGCCGTGAACGTCCCGATCGATGCGGTCTCGAGGAGCAGCGTGAGAATCACGTAGGCCGGGGCGCGCGCTTCGATGCGGGCCGAATAGACGGCGGCGAGGAAGAACAGCAGCGCCGTCAGCAGCACCAGCGGAAGACTGATGCCGTCCACCCCGACCCGGTAGGCAACCCCGATCGAAGGGATCCACGCGAACTGTTCGACCTGTGAAAAACCCCCTGCTCCGATCCCCCGCCACCACATCGACAGGGCGCCGAGTAGCGTGAGCGCGGTGGTCACGATCCCGATCGCATGGGCGCGCCGCGCGGAGCGCGTGCCCAACGCCAGGACCAGGACCGCCCCGGCGAGCGGCGCGAACAGCGTAAGCGTGACGATTGGCACCATCACCTCCTATCAGAATCTCACCAGTCCCGCGACCAGCGCCGCGAGCATAAGGGCCGCGCCGGCCGCGGCGAGCGCCAGTTCCCGATGCACCAGGCCGCTCTGCAGTGCGCGTGCCCGCTCGCCCAACGCCCGGGTCCGGCGCGCCAGGCCGAAGATGAGTCCGTCGATACCGCGTTCGTCGCTGAAGCGCGCGCCACGGGCAAGCGCGAGCCCGAACCCACCGACTGCAAGCACGCCCGCATACAGGGCCCGTTCGAGACGATCACAGGCGCGGGCAAGCGCGAGCGCCGGGCGCGCGATCCAGAAATCAAGCCCGCCGGCAATCGCGAATCCCTGCTCGGCGCTGCGCCGCAGCGGCCCCAGTAACCGCACCCCCGGAATGAACCAGCCCAACCCCAAGCCGCCCAGCGCCGCGGACAGGCCGAGCACGAGGGCCAACCGGCTGCCGGGAATCGGCACGCCGAGCCACGCGCCGATCGGTGCGACCGCGCCCCCCAGCCCTGCCGCTAACACGACCAGGCCGGCCAGACCCGCTCCCATCCAACCGATACCGGGGACCCGCCGCTCCCGCCCGTTACCGCGCCACAGGATGCGCAGCGCCCGCGCCACGTAGGCGCCGGTGAGCAGGGTGCCGGCGAGGGCGAGCGGCGCGAGCAGGCCCGCATGGGACGCGGCGAGCGATGCGCCGATGATAGCGTCCTTGGTGAAGAACCCACTGAGCGGCGGGATCCCGGCGAGCGCCAGACCCGCGATCGCGAAGCCAAGAAAGGTCCGCGGGTGCGCGCGACCGGTCCCCGCCAGCTCGGGAAAGGCGGTGCTCCCGCGCGCGTGCTGAAAGACGCCGGCCCCGAGAAACAGCGAGCTCTTGATCGCCGCGTGCGCGGTGAGATGCACCAACGCCGCCACCGGTGCCCCCGCGCCGATCGCCACCAACATCAAGCCGTATTGACTCGAAGTCGAGGCGGCGAGCAGGCGCTTGAGATCCCGCTCGCCCAGGGCGATGAGTCCGGTGACCACGGTGGTCACCCCCCCGACCAGGCCGACGGCGAGCAGCACGTCCGGCCCGAGCATCGGTGCGACCCGGATCAGGAGGATCGCCCCCGCGGCCACCAGGGTGGCCGAGTGCAGGAGCGCCGACACCGGCGTCGGTCCGGCCATGGCGCGCTGCAGCCAATCCTGCAGCGGGGTCTGCGCCGACTTGCCCATCGCGGCCACCAGCAGCAGCACGCCCGCCACCGACGCCACCGGTCCGCCGGCCGCCAATCCGGGTGCGATGGCGCTCGTTCCGGTGTGGGCGATCAACAGGAAGACGGCGGTATAGAGGCCCAGGTCGGCGGTTCGCGTGTATAGAAATGCGCGCATCGCGGCGGAACCGACGCCCGGGCGCGCATGCCAGAATCCGATCAGCAGATAACTGCTGAGCCCGATGAGTTCCCAGGCGGCTAGCAGCAACACCCAGTCGCCCGCGAGCACGAGCGTCTGCATGGCAGCCACGAAAAAGGACATCGTGGCGAAGAACCGGACCGGTTCCGGGTCCTCCTTCATGTAGCCTACGGCGTAGACCAGGACGAAGGCACCGACCGTCGCCACGACCACGGCCAACAGCCCGCTCAAGGGCGTGGCGATCAGGCGCAGCGGGTACCCCGGCAGGCCGGGCAGCACGAGCGCGAAAGGTGCGCCTGCCGACAGCCCCGCGAGCAGCCACACGCTCGCACCCAACCCGACCGCGGCGCCGAGCAGCGCGAGCGCCGCCGGCGCCCGGCGTACCAGCAGGATCGCGGCCACGCCCGCCAGCGGGCCAAGGATGGTGAATGCGATGGAATTCATCCCTTCAGATCCCCCGCCTCTTCCATCTCTACCGAGCCCTTGGCCCGAAAGCGCGCGGTCGCCACGCCGAAGCCTA
It contains:
- a CDS encoding oxidoreductase, with the protein product MLRLPRAALAVSVGGLLAAAALALPLVGAHTTVFSGTFRVDDLSTWAALTLLPATALSTLLARAEIGGSDREGTVYSLLCFTALGALILAGSGDVMLLVLGVLLSSLGSFALVAYGRDDPATEAAMKFFVFGSVSGAVMIFGLTYWFGVTGSTLFVRLGALEHAPLAAAVGLVALIVGLGYKASLVPFHFWAPDAYDGAPVSVAAFLSVVPKIGAIFALAQVVRDLPVSSNWPLVIAALSVLTMTYGNLAALVQQNVVRLLAYSSIAQSGYFLLGVVAMGGHPLAQRALVVFAVAYVAMNIGAFAVVLRTGRTLDDFTGLGRRRVVTGVAMVVFLLSLVGIPPLGGFVGKFLLFGAAMSSGFLWLAVAAILNSVLSLAVYLRIVVPMYRQSGGPTTPAPKPLVTVVWAIALLVTLGIAPAAQGLIARVGQAVADGGQQAGSQASGSRSEVNGSPTSAGGRVGGGSPGEAGFSGIQVRRPL
- a CDS encoding oxidoreductase: MVPIVTLTLFAPLAGAVLVLALGTRSARRAHAIGIVTTALTLLGALSMWWRGIGAGGFSQVEQFAWIPSIGVAYRVGVDGISLPLVLLTALLFFLAAVYSARIEARAPAYVILTLLLETASIGTFTALDGLLFYVFFEISLVSMYFMIAGWGHEDRQRAALMFFLYTLLGSLPLLLAILGFYLGSTPHTFDMRAWIAHPPLSGTAATLALIAMLITFAVKIPIFPVHTWLPAAHVEAPTAGSVILAGVMLKFGTYGLVRFALQMTPAAFRSAGVVILILGVVSALYGAFAALAQTDLKRLVAYTSVNHMGYVVVGVAVAALASDPAVRAMALDGAVLQMVSHGLVTGALFLLVGMLQDRTHTREMADFGGLLQVIPGLGWAFVLVAFASLGLPGLAHFPAEFQIFLATLQVAPAAVVVVLGIAVVAALYLRAIGRTFFGALPARWTAMPDLDVREWLAVAPLLVLTIVVGVAPCA
- a CDS encoding NADH-quinone oxidoreductase subunit L; this encodes MNSIAFTILGPLAGVAAILLVRRAPAALALLGAAVGLGASVWLLAGLSAGAPFALVLPGLPGYPLRLIATPLSGLLAVVVATVGAFVLVYAVGYMKEDPEPVRFFATMSFFVAAMQTLVLAGDWVLLLAAWELIGLSSYLLIGFWHARPGVGSAAMRAFLYTRTADLGLYTAVFLLIAHTGTSAIAPGLAAGGPVASVAGVLLLVAAMGKSAQTPLQDWLQRAMAGPTPVSALLHSATLVAAGAILLIRVAPMLGPDVLLAVGLVGGVTTVVTGLIALGERDLKRLLAASTSSQYGLMLVAIGAGAPVAALVHLTAHAAIKSSLFLGAGVFQHARGSTAFPELAGTGRAHPRTFLGFAIAGLALAGIPPLSGFFTKDAIIGASLAASHAGLLAPLALAGTLLTGAYVARALRILWRGNGRERRVPGIGWMGAGLAGLVVLAAGLGGAVAPIGAWLGVPIPGSRLALVLGLSAALGGLGLGWFIPGVRLLGPLRRSAEQGFAIAGGLDFWIARPALALARACDRLERALYAGVLAVGGFGLALARGARFSDERGIDGLIFGLARRTRALGERARALQSGLVHRELALAAAGAALMLAALVAGLVRF